The following proteins are encoded in a genomic region of Streptococcus gwangjuense:
- a CDS encoding VanZ family protein produces MMKKTYNHILVWGVIFYSICIVYFCFTPQGHSPVGVETPGIQHLGRLVFLLTPFNSLWKLGQVSDVGQLSWIFLQNILNVFLLFPLVFQLLYLLPNLRKTKKVLLFSFLVSLGIECTQLVLDFFFDFNRVFEIDDLWTNTLGGYLAWYLYKQLHKNKIRN; encoded by the coding sequence ATGATGAAGAAAACTTATAATCATATTTTAGTATGGGGAGTCATTTTCTATAGCATTTGCATTGTCTATTTTTGCTTTACTCCTCAAGGACATTCTCCCGTGGGAGTGGAAACTCCAGGTATTCAGCATCTTGGACGCCTGGTTTTTCTTTTGACTCCTTTCAATTCTCTCTGGAAACTGGGCCAAGTGAGTGATGTGGGACAATTATCTTGGATTTTTTTACAAAATATCCTCAATGTCTTCTTGCTTTTTCCTTTGGTGTTCCAACTCCTTTATCTCCTTCCAAACTTGCGGAAAACAAAAAAGGTGCTACTTTTTAGTTTTCTAGTGAGCCTTGGAATCGAGTGTACGCAGTTAGTCTTGGACTTTTTCTTTGATTTTAATCGCGTCTTTGAAATTGATGATTTGTGGACTAATACCTTGGGTGGCTATCTGGCTTGGTACCTCTATAAACAATTACATAAAAACAAGATAAGGAATTAA
- the rlmN gene encoding 23S rRNA (adenine(2503)-C(2))-methyltransferase RlmN, protein MKPSIYSLTRQTMQEWVLEQGEKKFRADQIWEWLYRKRVQSFEEMTNLSKDLIAKLNDQFVVNPLKQRIVQESADGTVKYLFELPDGMLIETVLMRQHYGLSVCVTTQVGCNIGCTFCASGLIKKQRDLNNGEIVAQIMLVQKYFDERGQDERVSHIVVMGIGEPFDNYNNVLNFVRTINDDKGMAIGARHITVSTSGLAHKIRDFANEGVQVNLAVSLHAPNNELRSSIMKINRAFPIEKLFAAIEYYIETTNRRVTFEYIMLNEVNDGVEQALELAELLKNIKKLSYVNLIPYNPVSEHDQYSRSPKERVMAFYDTLKKKGVNCVVRQEHGTDIDAACGQLRSNTMKRDRQKAVAAVNP, encoded by the coding sequence ATGAAACCGTCAATTTATAGTTTAACACGTCAAACCATGCAGGAATGGGTTTTGGAGCAGGGAGAAAAGAAATTCCGTGCAGATCAAATCTGGGAATGGCTTTACCGAAAACGTGTGCAGTCATTTGAAGAAATGACCAATCTTTCAAAAGATTTGATTGCTAAGCTCAATGACCAGTTTGTAGTCAATCCCTTGAAACAGCGTATCGTTCAAGAGTCTGCTGATGGTACGGTCAAATATCTCTTTGAGTTGCCTGATGGTATGCTAATTGAGACTGTACTGATGCGTCAGCACTATGGTTTGTCAGTCTGTGTGACCACTCAGGTCGGCTGTAATATCGGTTGTACCTTCTGTGCTTCTGGTTTGATTAAGAAGCAACGAGACCTCAATAACGGTGAAATTGTAGCGCAAATCATGCTGGTTCAGAAATACTTTGATGAGCGTGGTCAGGATGAACGCGTCAGCCATATCGTTGTCATGGGAATCGGTGAGCCCTTTGATAACTACAACAATGTCTTGAATTTCGTTCGTACCATCAATGATGACAAGGGGATGGCTATCGGTGCTCGTCACATCACGGTTTCAACCTCAGGTTTGGCCCATAAAATTCGTGATTTTGCTAATGAAGGAGTTCAGGTCAATCTTGCCGTTTCCCTTCACGCACCTAACAATGAGTTGCGTTCAAGCATCATGAAGATTAACCGTGCCTTTCCGATTGAAAAACTCTTTGCAGCTATTGAGTACTACATTGAGACAACAAATCGTCGTGTGACCTTTGAGTATATCATGCTAAATGAAGTTAATGATGGTGTTGAACAGGCCCTTGAGTTAGCTGAATTGCTCAAGAATATTAAGAAATTGTCTTATGTAAACTTGATTCCTTACAACCCAGTTAGTGAGCATGACCAATATAGCCGTAGTCCTAAAGAGCGCGTGATGGCTTTCTATGATACGCTTAAGAAAAAGGGGGTCAACTGTGTGGTTCGTCAAGAACATGGTACAGATATTGATGCAGCTTGTGGACAATTGCGCTCTAACACAATGAAACGTGACCGCCAGAAAGCAGTCGCAGCAGTCAATCCTTAA
- a CDS encoding YutD family protein — protein sequence MRKEIAPELYNYNKFPGPEFHLHGDKVETEGIAFSLVENSKDAFDVTAFNQRFSEVLTKFDYIVGDWSNEQLRLRGFYKDDRTEEKLEKISRLQDYLLEYCSYGCAYFVLENEAPKRASFDKKMRKKEEEHPSKKGKKPTQTKRKPNADKKNRRRQKDQHSQKEDKGQRHFVIRQK from the coding sequence ATGCGAAAAGAAATTGCACCTGAATTATACAACTATAACAAGTTTCCTGGTCCTGAGTTCCATTTACACGGGGACAAGGTCGAAACGGAAGGGATCGCTTTTTCCTTGGTGGAAAATAGCAAGGATGCCTTCGATGTGACAGCTTTTAATCAGCGTTTTTCAGAAGTCTTAACCAAGTTTGATTATATCGTGGGAGATTGGAGTAACGAACAACTTCGCCTACGAGGTTTTTACAAGGATGACCGAACAGAAGAAAAACTTGAAAAAATCAGTCGTTTACAAGACTACCTTTTAGAGTATTGTAGTTATGGTTGTGCCTATTTTGTCCTAGAAAATGAAGCCCCTAAGCGAGCATCATTTGACAAGAAAATGCGTAAGAAGGAAGAAGAACATCCTTCTAAAAAAGGAAAGAAACCGACTCAAACAAAACGAAAACCGAATGCAGATAAGAAAAATAGACGTCGTCAGAAAGACCAGCATTCTCAGAAAGAGGACAAGGGGCAACGTCATTTTGTCATTCGTCAGAAGTGA